From the genome of Streptomyces sp. NBC_01260, one region includes:
- a CDS encoding oxygenase MpaB family protein, giving the protein MAEADPGLFGPESVTWQMHGDPMMWVAGVRALYLQALHPRAVRGVMQVSDFRKDAWGRLMRTAGFVGTITYGTTEAAEKAGARVRRIHRLLKVTDPRTGETYGVDDPALLLWVHCAEADSYLQVERRSGFPLTDAQADRYIDEHRRSARLVGLDPAGVPATTAQLAAYFERIRPQLASSPDALDVDDFLRKPPVHPLLVPARALLWRRVATLAYESLPPYAHELYGRPAPPAATVDRRLRTTGTLLRGIPSRLRWQLPPGHILKAMARLGPGSRPDPYKLKRQAAILDGPGRAQQQ; this is encoded by the coding sequence ATGGCGGAAGCCGACCCGGGGCTCTTCGGGCCCGAATCGGTCACCTGGCAGATGCACGGCGACCCGATGATGTGGGTGGCAGGGGTGCGCGCCCTGTACCTCCAGGCGCTGCACCCGCGCGCGGTGCGCGGCGTCATGCAGGTTTCCGACTTCCGTAAGGACGCCTGGGGCCGGCTGATGCGCACGGCCGGCTTCGTCGGAACCATCACCTACGGCACCACCGAAGCCGCCGAGAAGGCGGGCGCCCGGGTCCGCAGGATCCACCGGCTCCTCAAGGTCACCGACCCGCGCACCGGCGAGACATACGGCGTCGACGACCCCGCGCTGCTGCTGTGGGTCCACTGCGCCGAGGCCGACTCCTACCTCCAGGTCGAACGGCGCTCCGGCTTCCCGCTCACCGACGCGCAGGCGGACCGGTACATCGACGAACACCGCCGCAGTGCCCGGCTCGTCGGCCTCGATCCGGCCGGCGTACCCGCGACCACCGCACAGCTGGCCGCCTACTTCGAGCGGATACGGCCCCAACTGGCCTCCTCGCCCGATGCGCTGGACGTCGACGACTTCCTGCGGAAGCCACCGGTCCACCCCCTGCTGGTGCCTGCGCGCGCCCTGCTGTGGCGGCGCGTCGCGACGCTCGCCTACGAGTCGCTGCCCCCGTACGCCCACGAGCTGTACGGCAGGCCCGCACCGCCGGCCGCCACCGTCGACCGCCGTCTGCGCACCACGGGAACCCTCCTGCGGGGCATTCCGTCGCGGCTGCGCTGGCAGCTGCCGCCGGGTCATATCCTGAAGGCGATGGCGCGTCTGGGGCCCGGCAGCCGCCCCGACCCGTACAAACTGAAGAGGCAGGCGGCCATACTGGACGGGCCGGGGAGGGCGCAGCAACAGTAG
- a CDS encoding GDSL-type esterase/lipase family protein, with the protein MPAVTGRGPARRGVLTAAAGLAAVAVAAPGARAADGPGSGARRSRWTTSWATAQTAPTDTDPVASAGLTDATFTANVRLSAGGQIRLRYGHAFGTAPVLIGPVTAGGRPVTFGGQRQAWLAAGASLTSDAVAGPRAAEASLLTVRTELPGPTGPLSFHRNTHASHDVNGERTTSVYLLTGVEVTGAHGPVIAVLGDSIAEGVGTPDDSDLRWPDQLARRLPGAAVADLGISGNRVLLNDARFGPGGQARFDRDVLSLPGLRTVLVHLGVNDLQQPPSQTDPALVLAGYRQLVLRARDSGLRAVGATIAPFGGWTRWTPDLETVRLRINAAVRTGRVFDAVADFDAALRDPDHPERLRPAYDSGDGLHPNPSGHAALAAAVDRRHLL; encoded by the coding sequence GTGCCCGCAGTGACCGGGCGGGGGCCCGCGAGACGCGGGGTACTGACGGCGGCGGCCGGACTGGCAGCCGTCGCGGTGGCGGCGCCCGGCGCCCGGGCCGCCGACGGACCGGGCAGCGGTGCGCGCCGCTCGCGCTGGACGACCTCCTGGGCGACCGCGCAGACCGCGCCGACCGACACCGACCCGGTGGCGAGCGCCGGGCTGACGGACGCCACGTTCACCGCGAACGTCCGGCTGTCGGCCGGCGGACAGATCCGGCTGCGGTACGGGCACGCCTTCGGAACGGCGCCCGTGCTGATCGGCCCGGTGACCGCGGGCGGCAGGCCCGTGACATTCGGCGGGCAGCGGCAGGCGTGGCTCGCCGCCGGCGCCTCGCTGACCAGTGACGCGGTCGCCGGCCCGCGGGCCGCCGAGGCGTCCCTGCTGACCGTACGGACCGAACTGCCCGGCCCCACCGGGCCGTTGTCCTTCCACCGCAACACCCATGCCTCGCACGACGTCAATGGGGAGCGCACCACTTCGGTGTACCTGCTGACGGGCGTCGAGGTGACGGGCGCGCACGGGCCGGTGATCGCGGTGCTCGGCGACTCCATCGCCGAGGGCGTCGGCACACCCGACGACTCCGATCTGCGCTGGCCCGACCAGCTGGCCCGGCGGCTTCCCGGTGCGGCGGTCGCCGATCTCGGGATCAGCGGCAACCGGGTGCTGCTGAACGACGCCCGGTTCGGTCCCGGCGGACAGGCCCGCTTCGACCGCGACGTGCTGTCCCTCCCCGGGCTGCGGACCGTCCTGGTCCACCTCGGCGTCAACGACCTCCAGCAGCCGCCGAGCCAGACCGACCCCGCGCTCGTCCTGGCCGGCTACCGGCAACTGGTGCTGCGCGCCCGTGACTCCGGGCTGCGGGCGGTCGGGGCAACCATCGCCCCGTTCGGGGGCTGGACCCGCTGGACGCCCGACCTGGAAACGGTGCGGCTGCGGATCAACGCCGCGGTGCGCACCGGCCGGGTCTTCGACGCCGTGGCCGACTTCGACGCGGCCCTGCGCGACCCGGACCACCCGGAGCGGCTGCGGCCCGCGTACGACAGCGGCGACGGGCTCCACCCCAACCCTTCCGGCCATGCGGCGCTCGCCGCGGCCGTCGACCGCCGACACCTTCTGTGA
- a CDS encoding GOLPH3/VPS74 family protein: MTTAKDLFTIAMDPGLKHSVGQGDLSLALAGAELIDLIGAGAVAVDGDRIVPGAPVAPDDRLMGEAAEGLTRQAPYERIEDWLWRRGRDLSAAYQAALEEDGELTHKRSGRLSFGPERMEATDTPARRRAVDRWEEQEPVLTALASVVGIDGERSDDEPGFDDEPGFDDEAVTTVVAIVHDAVMELEAVRQRRSIENAAFANLWRGP, encoded by the coding sequence ATGACCACGGCGAAAGACCTGTTCACCATCGCCATGGACCCTGGGCTGAAGCATTCCGTGGGACAGGGTGACCTGTCGCTCGCACTCGCGGGAGCCGAGCTGATCGATCTCATCGGTGCGGGAGCGGTCGCCGTGGACGGCGACCGCATCGTGCCGGGTGCACCGGTGGCGCCGGACGATCGGCTCATGGGCGAGGCTGCGGAAGGGCTCACCCGGCAGGCGCCCTACGAGCGGATCGAGGACTGGCTGTGGCGCCGGGGCCGAGACCTCTCGGCCGCGTACCAGGCCGCCCTGGAGGAGGACGGTGAGCTGACGCACAAGCGAAGCGGCCGGCTGTCCTTCGGTCCGGAACGGATGGAAGCGACCGACACACCCGCGCGCCGCCGGGCAGTCGACCGCTGGGAGGAGCAGGAACCCGTCCTGACCGCCCTCGCCTCGGTCGTGGGCATCGACGGCGAACGATCCGACGATGAGCCCGGCTTCGATGACGAGCCCGGCTTCGATGACGAGGCGGTGACGACCGTGGTGGCGATCGTCCATGACGCGGTGATGGAGCTGGAGGCCGTACGCCAGAGGCGGTCCATCGAGAACGCGGCCTTCGCCAATCTCTGGCGTGGACCGTGA
- a CDS encoding polysaccharide lyase 8 family protein codes for MRRSPRPSTADTFCEGSAMNPGTTRGTNGTTTRRTVLAGAAALGAAAALPLVLPAGTAQAAAGDTVVDDAASLLTRWHTLLTGGPGLDLTDPQIAAAVARIGQAATTSAKGLDPSRTDGLFPDLTSTTLSNHVTTSFKRLATVATAWAVPGTPQYGDTALRDLLLAGVDWMLTNRYGPGHTRFDNDWDWEIGSALALNDATVLLHDALGAERLARITAAVLHYTPDPNLWRADRQIATGANRVWISTVVAVNAVLRDSGEDLARVRDALSDVEGSGANSVLAFNDASAAAEGTGEGFYSDGSFLQHYKHPYNGGYGKELLNNLSRLLNLLAGTAWTVTDPDLDNVRGWVDEGFDPLLARGDVMASVCGREIARPSKQGHVSAQTVIEAVVRLIPGFPGETADRFTALVKQWIAEDTYRDFLAVTDLASLVAARQVIASPVPARGPLVTHKQHPRMDKAAHHRPSFALGISAYSSRIYNYESIQNENLHAWHLSDGMVLLYTDDLGHYSEDYWPTIDPTRLPGTTVITGRPADAAGQRTTSTADWAGGAALPGTTLGAYGMELRAYGSSLHGLKSWFCLDDVIACVGSGITADAGTAETVVENRKLRDPKAALLVNGDAAPADTGWSAQLDEVRWLHVAGTGGYVFPEPVTLHGLREDRTATWREINLKYGTDTSVTRPYLTLWQDHGTAPSGAGYFWLQAPAASAERTRQWSSAPPVKLIADSTAVHAVRRCADGLLAANFWAAGTAQELTADGPASVLVRPEGKTVTVSLSDPTQLRSSVVLDLALRGLTVVSADPGVSAAPAGSGIRITADTRARHGATLHLTLKRS; via the coding sequence ATGCGGCGCTCGCCGCGGCCGTCGACCGCCGACACCTTCTGTGAGGGCAGCGCCATGAACCCAGGCACCACCCGGGGCACCAACGGCACCACCACCCGCCGCACCGTCCTGGCCGGTGCGGCGGCGCTCGGCGCGGCCGCCGCCCTGCCGCTCGTACTCCCGGCCGGCACCGCACAGGCCGCCGCCGGGGACACCGTCGTCGATGACGCCGCCTCCCTCCTCACCCGGTGGCACACCCTGCTCACCGGCGGCCCCGGTCTCGACCTCACGGACCCGCAGATCGCCGCGGCCGTGGCCAGGATCGGCCAGGCCGCGACGACCTCCGCCAAGGGCCTGGACCCGTCGCGTACCGACGGGCTGTTCCCGGATCTCACCAGCACCACGCTCTCCAACCACGTCACGACGTCGTTCAAGCGGCTCGCCACGGTCGCGACCGCGTGGGCCGTGCCCGGCACCCCGCAGTACGGCGACACCGCGTTGCGCGATCTGCTGCTGGCCGGCGTCGACTGGATGCTGACCAACCGCTACGGCCCCGGCCACACCCGCTTCGACAACGACTGGGACTGGGAGATCGGCTCCGCCCTCGCGCTCAACGACGCGACGGTGCTGCTCCACGACGCACTCGGCGCCGAGCGGCTCGCCCGGATCACCGCGGCTGTCCTGCACTACACCCCCGACCCGAACCTGTGGCGGGCCGACCGGCAGATCGCGACCGGCGCCAACCGGGTGTGGATCTCCACCGTCGTCGCCGTGAACGCCGTGCTCCGCGACAGCGGCGAGGACCTGGCCCGTGTCCGTGACGCTCTTTCGGACGTCGAGGGTTCGGGCGCCAACAGCGTCCTCGCCTTCAACGACGCGAGCGCGGCGGCCGAGGGCACCGGCGAGGGCTTCTACTCCGACGGCTCGTTCCTCCAGCACTACAAGCACCCGTACAACGGCGGCTACGGCAAGGAGCTGCTCAACAACCTCTCGCGGCTGCTGAACCTCCTCGCGGGTACGGCGTGGACGGTCACCGATCCCGACCTCGACAACGTCCGCGGCTGGGTCGACGAGGGCTTCGACCCGCTGCTGGCACGCGGCGACGTGATGGCGTCGGTGTGCGGGCGCGAGATCGCCCGCCCGAGCAAGCAGGGCCACGTCTCGGCGCAGACGGTCATCGAGGCGGTGGTCCGGCTGATCCCGGGCTTCCCCGGCGAGACCGCCGACCGGTTCACCGCCCTGGTCAAGCAGTGGATCGCCGAGGACACCTACCGGGACTTCCTCGCCGTCACCGACCTCGCCTCGCTCGTCGCCGCCCGGCAGGTCATCGCCTCGCCCGTACCGGCGCGCGGCCCGCTGGTCACCCACAAGCAGCACCCCAGGATGGACAAGGCTGCCCACCACCGGCCCTCGTTCGCGCTCGGCATCTCCGCGTACTCGTCCCGGATCTACAACTACGAGTCGATCCAGAACGAGAACCTGCACGCCTGGCACCTCTCCGACGGCATGGTGCTCCTCTACACGGACGACCTCGGCCACTACAGCGAGGACTACTGGCCGACAATCGACCCGACGCGGCTGCCCGGCACCACGGTCATCACCGGCCGGCCCGCCGACGCCGCGGGGCAGCGCACCACCAGCACCGCCGACTGGGCGGGCGGCGCCGCGCTGCCGGGGACGACGCTCGGCGCGTACGGCATGGAGCTCCGGGCGTACGGCAGTTCGCTGCACGGTCTGAAGAGCTGGTTCTGCCTGGACGACGTCATCGCCTGCGTCGGTTCGGGCATCACCGCCGACGCCGGTACGGCCGAGACCGTCGTGGAGAACCGGAAGCTGCGGGACCCGAAGGCCGCGCTGCTCGTCAACGGCGACGCCGCCCCGGCGGACACCGGCTGGTCGGCGCAGCTGGACGAGGTGCGGTGGCTGCATGTCGCCGGGACAGGCGGCTACGTCTTCCCCGAGCCCGTCACGCTGCACGGACTGCGCGAGGACCGGACCGCGACCTGGCGCGAGATCAACCTCAAGTACGGCACAGACACCTCCGTCACCCGCCCCTATCTGACGCTGTGGCAGGACCACGGAACCGCACCGAGCGGGGCGGGCTACTTCTGGCTGCAGGCCCCGGCCGCGTCCGCCGAGCGCACCAGGCAGTGGTCGTCCGCGCCGCCGGTGAAGCTGATCGCGGACTCCACCGCCGTGCACGCGGTACGCCGCTGCGCGGACGGACTGCTCGCCGCGAACTTCTGGGCCGCGGGGACCGCGCAGGAACTCACCGCGGACGGACCGGCCTCGGTCCTGGTGAGGCCCGAGGGAAAGACGGTGACCGTGTCGCTGTCGGACCCGACCCAGCTGCGGTCCTCCGTCGTGCTCGACCTGGCACTGCGGGGGCTGACCGTCGTCTCCGCGGACCCGGGTGTGAGCGCCGCACCGGCCGGCAGCGGCATCCGTATCACCGCCGACACCCGTGCACGCCACGGCGCAACCCTCCACCTCACCCTGAAGAGGAGCTAG
- a CDS encoding serine/threonine-protein kinase → MAETRLIQSRYRLLDLIGRGGMGEVWRARDESLGRQVAVKCLKPMGPQHDQDFTRILRERFRREARVAAALQHRGVTVVHDFGEHEGVLYLVMELLDGRNLSQLLEDNEQHPLPVDDVVDIAEQVADALGYTHQQGIVHRDLKPANIMRLADGTVKICDFGIARLGHDISVTSRLTGVGIAMGTPHYMSPEQISGGQIDHRSDLYSLGCVLYEIATGAPPFDLDDAWGVLVGHRDTQPEPLRSHRAELPGFFDRVVLELLAKTPEQRPADAGDLRRRIAVGRTGEQPHLEPTGRVLLAPPVPVERPGGHAGPGRLPGWTRGMTSGIKATGTTSPGLAPPDHSAGLTGEWTTGEWTTAAGPRTGTGSAPPAGAERPTPSPELLAILASRHSAGLNLGRLGHWDEAGAVHRAVAAEREHALGPDHPDTLSSRYEVGFTLSRTGRAADALREFGRVAQGRERTLGPDHAETLAARQEVAYVLGQLGRHFEAHQVYAAVLASRERSMGPDHPDTLRCRHNLAFNLSRLGRLEDSYRMARDVAAARSRLLGATHPDTLVTRYEVGYTLGRLGRWTEALQTYREVVQVRSHVLGADHPDTLAARYEVGISLGRLGRSTEALELYRVLVEDRTRVSGPADPETLRARHGLGVNLGRLARWEEALAESREVCATRERVLGADHRDTLVSRREVAVGLGWLGRWAEALTAYRQVAEVRTRLLGADHPDALASRNDEAHCLEQLGRGTEAVELYRQVAALRQQRGIASS, encoded by the coding sequence ATGGCGGAAACCAGGCTGATCCAGAGCCGGTACCGACTGCTCGATCTGATCGGGCGCGGCGGCATGGGCGAGGTGTGGCGTGCCCGCGACGAATCGCTCGGCCGCCAGGTCGCCGTCAAATGCCTCAAGCCGATGGGCCCCCAGCACGACCAGGACTTCACCCGCATCCTGCGCGAACGCTTCCGCCGGGAGGCCCGGGTCGCCGCCGCGCTCCAGCACCGGGGCGTCACCGTCGTCCACGACTTCGGCGAGCACGAGGGCGTGCTCTACCTGGTGATGGAGCTCCTGGACGGCCGCAACCTCAGCCAGCTCCTGGAGGACAACGAGCAGCATCCGCTGCCGGTCGACGACGTCGTCGACATCGCCGAACAGGTCGCCGACGCCCTCGGCTACACCCACCAGCAGGGCATCGTCCACCGCGACCTCAAGCCCGCCAACATCATGAGGCTGGCCGACGGGACGGTGAAGATCTGCGACTTCGGCATCGCCAGGCTCGGCCACGACATCAGCGTCACCTCACGCCTCACCGGCGTCGGCATCGCCATGGGCACCCCCCACTACATGTCGCCCGAGCAGATCAGCGGCGGCCAGATCGACCACCGCAGCGACCTCTACTCGCTGGGCTGCGTGCTGTACGAGATCGCTACCGGAGCCCCGCCGTTCGACCTCGACGACGCCTGGGGCGTCCTGGTCGGACACCGGGACACCCAGCCGGAGCCCCTGCGCAGCCACCGGGCCGAACTCCCCGGCTTCTTCGACCGTGTCGTCCTGGAACTGCTCGCCAAGACCCCGGAGCAGCGGCCCGCCGACGCCGGTGACCTGCGCCGCCGCATCGCCGTCGGCCGCACCGGCGAACAGCCGCACCTGGAGCCGACCGGTCGGGTGCTGCTGGCGCCGCCCGTCCCGGTCGAGCGTCCCGGCGGACACGCCGGCCCCGGCAGGCTGCCCGGCTGGACCCGCGGCATGACGAGCGGAATCAAGGCGACGGGCACCACGTCGCCGGGACTTGCGCCGCCCGACCACTCGGCGGGCCTGACCGGCGAGTGGACCACCGGCGAGTGGACCACCGCCGCCGGCCCGCGGACCGGCACCGGATCCGCACCGCCGGCCGGGGCCGAGCGGCCCACGCCCTCGCCGGAACTCCTCGCGATACTCGCCAGTCGCCACAGCGCCGGCCTCAACCTGGGCCGACTCGGCCACTGGGACGAGGCGGGTGCGGTCCACCGGGCGGTCGCCGCCGAACGCGAGCACGCGCTGGGCCCCGACCACCCCGACACGCTCTCCAGCCGCTACGAGGTCGGGTTCACCCTCAGCCGCACCGGGCGCGCGGCGGACGCGCTGCGGGAGTTCGGCCGGGTCGCCCAGGGCCGCGAAAGGACCCTCGGCCCCGACCACGCCGAGACCCTCGCGGCCCGCCAGGAGGTGGCGTACGTACTGGGCCAGCTCGGCCGCCACTTCGAGGCCCACCAGGTCTACGCCGCCGTCCTGGCGTCCCGGGAACGCTCGATGGGCCCCGACCACCCCGACACCCTGCGCTGCCGCCACAACCTGGCGTTCAACCTCAGCCGGCTCGGGCGGCTGGAGGACTCGTACCGCATGGCCCGCGATGTGGCGGCGGCCCGCTCCCGGCTGCTCGGCGCCACCCACCCCGACACTCTGGTCACCCGCTACGAGGTCGGCTACACACTCGGCCGGCTCGGCCGGTGGACGGAGGCCCTGCAGACCTACCGGGAGGTCGTCCAGGTCCGCTCGCACGTACTGGGCGCCGACCACCCCGACACCCTCGCGGCCCGCTACGAGGTCGGCATCAGCCTCGGCCGGCTGGGCCGCAGCACCGAGGCGCTGGAGCTGTACCGGGTGCTCGTCGAGGACCGGACCCGGGTCAGCGGCCCCGCCGACCCCGAGACCCTCCGCGCCCGCCACGGACTGGGCGTCAACCTGGGCCGGCTGGCCCGCTGGGAGGAGGCGCTCGCCGAATCGCGCGAGGTGTGCGCGACCCGCGAACGCGTCCTGGGCGCCGACCACCGCGACACCCTCGTCAGCCGCCGCGAGGTCGCCGTCGGTCTCGGCTGGCTCGGCCGCTGGGCCGAGGCGCTCACCGCCTACCGGCAGGTCGCCGAGGTGCGCACCCGGCTGCTCGGCGCCGACCACCCCGACGCACTCGCGAGCCGCAACGACGAGGCGCACTGCCTCGAACAGCTCGGCCGGGGGACGGAAGCGGTCGAGCTGTACCGGCAGGTCGCGGCGCTGCGACAGCAACGGGGCATTGCGTCGTCCTGA
- a CDS encoding acetylxylan esterase: MLFDMPLDRLRDYRPEPEEPADFDAFWEKTLAETARHELDAEFVPYDAGFATVDVFDVTFRGWGGQAVKAWLMLPRARSGPLPAVVQYIGYNGGRGIPYAWLTWSALGYAHLIMDNRGQGGGGKNTADTVDIGPDGNGSSSPGFLTRGIEDPYRHYYRRLITDAVRAVDAVRAHDAVDASRVAVLGGSQGGGLALAVAGLRDDVVATVADVPFLCHYRRASQITDAGPYAEIARWLSGHRFRIDEAMETLSYFDGVNFAARATAPAWFSVGLMDKVCPSSTVFAAYHRYAGPAQIEVFTYNGHEGGAEYDLPRKIEALRGAFGR, translated from the coding sequence TTGCTGTTCGACATGCCGCTGGACCGGCTGCGCGACTACCGGCCGGAGCCGGAGGAGCCGGCCGACTTCGACGCCTTCTGGGAGAAGACCCTCGCCGAGACGGCCCGCCACGAGCTGGACGCCGAATTCGTCCCGTACGACGCCGGATTCGCCACCGTCGACGTCTTCGACGTGACGTTCCGCGGCTGGGGCGGACAGGCGGTGAAGGCGTGGCTGATGCTGCCCCGGGCCCGCTCGGGTCCGCTGCCCGCCGTCGTGCAGTACATCGGGTACAACGGCGGCCGGGGCATCCCGTACGCCTGGCTCACCTGGAGCGCCCTGGGCTACGCGCACCTGATCATGGACAACCGCGGTCAGGGCGGCGGCGGCAAGAACACCGCTGACACCGTGGACATCGGCCCCGACGGGAACGGCTCCTCCTCCCCCGGCTTCCTGACCCGGGGCATCGAGGACCCGTACCGGCACTACTACCGCCGGTTGATCACGGACGCGGTGCGGGCCGTCGACGCGGTGCGGGCGCACGACGCGGTGGACGCCTCACGGGTGGCGGTGCTCGGCGGCAGCCAGGGCGGCGGCCTCGCGCTCGCAGTGGCCGGGCTGCGTGACGACGTCGTGGCGACGGTCGCCGATGTGCCGTTCCTCTGCCACTACCGGCGTGCCTCGCAGATCACGGACGCGGGGCCGTACGCGGAGATCGCCCGCTGGCTGTCCGGGCACCGGTTCCGGATCGACGAGGCGATGGAGACCCTGTCCTACTTCGACGGGGTGAACTTCGCGGCGCGGGCCACCGCTCCGGCCTGGTTCTCGGTGGGGCTGATGGACAAGGTCTGCCCGTCGTCCACGGTGTTCGCCGCCTACCACCGCTATGCGGGCCCGGCGCAGATCGAGGTGTTCACGTACAACGGCCACGAGGGCGGCGCGGAGTACGACCTGCCGCGCAAGATCGAAGCCCTGCGCGGCGCGTTCGGGCGGTAG
- a CDS encoding phytoene desaturase family protein: MPVPDSYDAVIVGGGHNGLVAAAYLARAGQSVLVLERLGTTGGAAVSTRPFEGVDARLSRYSYLVSLLPRKIVRELGLDFAVRKRTVSSYTPAVRGGRATGLLVGGDGTRGSFAALTGSDREYEAWQRFYRRTGQVAERVFPTLTEPLPTRDALRERIDDADAWRMLFEEPIGVAVEENFDDDLVRGVVLTDALIGTFADAHDPSLLQNRCFLYHVIGGGTGDWDVPVGGMGALTDALAGAARAAGAHIRTGHEAIRIDTDGTHAEVTVRADGGERTIGARRVLVNASPQALAELLGDEPPAPAEGAQLKVNMLLTRLPRLRDRSVDPREAFAGTFHIAEGYGQLADAYRDAAAGRLPAAPPSEIYCHSLTDPSILGADLAARGYQTLTLFGLHAPARLFAADNEATRTALLRATLAELDSHLEEPIAHCLALDGNGEPCIEAKTPLDLEHDLRLPGGHIFHRDLAFPYATATTGRWGVETAHPNILLCGAGAVRGGGVSGVPGHNAAMAALGR, from the coding sequence ATGCCCGTACCCGACAGCTATGACGCAGTCATCGTGGGCGGCGGCCACAACGGTCTCGTCGCCGCTGCCTACCTCGCCCGTGCCGGACAGTCCGTCCTGGTCCTGGAGCGCCTGGGCACCACCGGGGGAGCGGCCGTCTCGACCCGGCCCTTCGAGGGCGTCGACGCGCGGCTGTCGCGCTACTCGTACCTGGTGTCCCTGCTGCCGCGGAAGATCGTCCGGGAGCTCGGCCTCGACTTCGCCGTACGCAAGCGGACCGTCTCCTCGTACACCCCGGCGGTACGCGGCGGGCGCGCCACCGGGCTGCTCGTCGGCGGCGACGGCACCCGCGGCTCCTTCGCCGCGCTCACCGGCTCGGACCGGGAGTACGAGGCCTGGCAGCGCTTCTACCGCCGCACCGGACAGGTCGCCGAGCGGGTCTTCCCCACCCTCACCGAACCGCTGCCCACCCGCGACGCACTGCGTGAGCGGATCGACGACGCGGACGCCTGGCGGATGCTCTTCGAGGAGCCCATCGGCGTCGCCGTCGAGGAGAACTTCGACGACGACCTCGTGCGCGGCGTCGTGCTCACCGACGCGCTGATCGGCACCTTCGCCGACGCGCACGATCCCTCGCTGCTCCAGAACCGCTGTTTCCTCTACCACGTCATCGGCGGCGGCACCGGCGACTGGGACGTGCCGGTCGGCGGCATGGGCGCGCTCACCGACGCCCTCGCCGGGGCCGCCCGCGCTGCCGGTGCGCACATCCGCACCGGGCACGAGGCGATCCGCATCGACACCGACGGGACGCATGCCGAGGTGACGGTACGGGCGGACGGCGGGGAGCGGACCATCGGCGCGCGGCGCGTCCTGGTCAACGCCTCGCCCCAGGCACTCGCCGAGCTTCTCGGGGACGAACCGCCGGCACCCGCCGAGGGGGCCCAGCTGAAGGTGAACATGCTGCTCACCCGGCTGCCCCGGCTGCGCGACCGCTCCGTGGACCCGCGCGAGGCGTTCGCCGGTACCTTCCACATCGCCGAGGGATACGGGCAGCTGGCCGATGCCTACCGGGACGCGGCGGCGGGCCGGCTGCCCGCCGCCCCGCCGTCCGAGATCTACTGCCACTCGCTGACGGACCCCTCGATCCTGGGCGCGGATCTCGCCGCCCGCGGCTACCAGACCCTGACCCTCTTCGGCCTGCACGCCCCGGCCCGGCTCTTCGCCGCGGACAACGAGGCGACGCGCACGGCCCTGCTCAGGGCGACGCTCGCCGAGCTCGACTCCCACCTGGAGGAGCCGATCGCGCACTGCCTGGCCCTCGACGGGAACGGCGAGCCCTGTATCGAGGCGAAGACGCCACTGGACCTGGAGCACGATCTGCGGCTGCCCGGCGGCCACATCTTCCACCGGGACCTCGCCTTCCCGTACGCCACCGCGACGACCGGCCGCTGGGGCGTGGAGACCGCACACCCCAACATCCTGCTGTGCGGGGCCGGTGCGGTGCGCGGCGGTGGTGTCAGCGGGGTCCCCGGCCACAACGCCGCGATGGCGGCGCTGGGCCGGTGA